CGTTTTTGTTCCACTTTGGGGTTCCAATTAGAAGAACGGACGAAACAGGCGTTATATGCAAAGCGCGGATTATTGGTACATGTTTCTCGGGAACGGTTACGTGATGAATTGAATAAGCTGTTGTGTGGTAATAATGTAAAACAGGTATTACTGGAATACACGGATATTATCGCTGAAATCATCCCTGAGATCATTCCTTGCCAGAATTTTGGGCAGCATACCAAGTACCATATGTACGATGTTTGGGAACACACTGTCCATGCCTTGGCGAGCACAAAACCGGATTTAACTTTGCGTTTAACCATGTTGTTGCATGATTTGGCAAAGCCCCTATGCTTTAGCGTTTACGATGGGGTGGGGCATTTTTACGGCCATCAAGGAAAAAGCGCGGATTTGGCAGAACAGATTTTAAAGCGCCTGCATTACGGCAATGATTTTTCCCAGCTTGTTGTCACCTTAATTCGTTGGCATAGTGCGGAATTTGATGGAACAGCCCGTTCAGTGAAAAAATGGCTCCATAAATTAGGGGAATCTACTTTGCGTTATCTATTCCAAGTACAGCGAGCGGATGTGATGGGAAAAGACCCGAATTATTGGTATGAAGCCAGGGAGATTGACCAGTTAGAGCAATTACTGGAACAGATTATTCGTGAAGGTCAGTGCTTTCAAATAAAACAGCTTGCGGTCAATGGCAATGATATGCAACAGCTTGGTATCCAACAGGGACGTATGGTTGGAAAAACGCTGGAATATTTATTGGATTTGGTGATTCAAGAAAAAGTCCCAAATCAAAAACAGGTTTTATTGGATACTGCAAAAGAATATCTGGTAAGCCAAACGGCGAGTAACAGTGAGAATTAAGGAATTAGTATCCTCGAGTATAAAGTGTAACACGGGCAAGAGATTTATTCTAGGTTTAGCACTGTGTTACGTCTTTAGTAGCTCGTACACAAAACAGGTATTATTAATTACTAAAGTTTGCCGACTAGAATCATATTTCCATTAAAGTTTATTCTGCCTTTATTGTGTTGGTTTGTCAGTGATTAAACAATCATGGAAATAGAAGCTGAATAAACCAATTGGAATAAATATATACTAATCACTTTACTATCATTTTTTGATCCTTTAGGATGTCCTATAGAAAAATCCTATGCCAAGTTCTGTTTTAATGGAAGATAAAAGAAATAGCAAAAAACTCCTGTGCATGTAGCGCAGGAGTTTTTTCTATATGAGAAGAAAGAGAAAAGAAATTTATTTTTTGCGTTTGGTGATTACAAGAGCAGCACCAGTTGCACCGAATAAGGTAAGGATACCAATGAGTGGGGCAACATCACCGGTTTGAGGAAGGTTATCTGCTGGATTGGAAGAAGTAGAAGAATTGCTAGAAGTATCGGATGGTGTGGATGGTTCAGAGGTGGATCCAGAGGAAGTGTCGTCAACTACCCGGTCTGTTTGTATCTGGATCAGTTGGGCTGGTTCTACCATCCCCAGTTTTACTGGTGTTGCGGAAGCGAATTGCAAATATGCCTGTTGGTTCTGTCCGTTTCCGTC
This is a stretch of genomic DNA from Clostridium facile. It encodes these proteins:
- a CDS encoding CCA tRNA nucleotidyltransferase, whose translation is MLLPKPVQTALQLLEQNGFEAYVVGGCVRDLLLGLQPTDYDITTNALPEQTQQVFQQMRVIEAGKKHGTITVWIDDMPLEITTYRIDGDYSDNRRPDAVRFTRNLEEDLARRDFTINAMAYHPTKGVVDYYHGQKDLKNHCIRCVGDPETRFAEDALRIMRGVRFCSTLGFQLEERTKQALYAKRGLLVHVSRERLRDELNKLLCGNNVKQVLLEYTDIIAEIIPEIIPCQNFGQHTKYHMYDVWEHTVHALASTKPDLTLRLTMLLHDLAKPLCFSVYDGVGHFYGHQGKSADLAEQILKRLHYGNDFSQLVVTLIRWHSAEFDGTARSVKKWLHKLGESTLRYLFQVQRADVMGKDPNYWYEAREIDQLEQLLEQIIREGQCFQIKQLAVNGNDMQQLGIQQGRMVGKTLEYLLDLVIQEKVPNQKQVLLDTAKEYLVSQTASNSEN